GATTTTGAAGAGTATAAAAGTTAAGAAAACAGTACCAGAAAGAAGAAAGTTGTCACCAAGAAAACATCTAAAAAAAGAGCGTAAAACAGActtcaagaaaaagaaaacacaatAGAGATTACATTGACAGTGTTTGGaaggatattgtaaataagaaaaaaaatggccTTTCTGAGTGAAGATAACAAATCAATTGGACAGCCGATGGAATTATTCATTTTTGCGTCACCACCTAACCAGGTAGCTATCGTTGAAACGTTTAATACAGAAGAACGACCCATATCGAACCTAATAAATGAATCTACACCTATTGAAATAGTGATATCTGGGGCTGGAAATGACTATATTGACCTTCGAAAATCACATCTTTGTGTTAAAATGggttaaaatgcaaatattgaaagCTAACGGGTCACATTTAGTCGCACAGGAACACACCGGTATAATAAAACAACCACTACAGATTATGTTTTCTCATGTGGATGTGTACATGAACAACAAATTGGTTTCGGTCTAAGTAAATAACTATCCGTGGAAAGCCTACTTAAAAATAATCTTATAGTCAGGCAGCGATGAACAAAATTCACAACTTCAGAGTCAGTTGTTCATGAAAGACGACGATCTAATGAACTCCCTCTCATTAAATTCGGGGTATGTTAGCAGATACGAGTTCACCAAAGAATCAAGAATATTTGAGTTAGAAAGAAATCTATTAGAAGATTCTCTTATGTTTGACAAATATTTGATTAATGGAGTAGATATATACTTAAAATTATTCCGGTCTTCCACACCATTCCTGTTGATGTCTGGTGAATCAAATCCCAATTACCAGGTTAAGATTGTAGATGTATTTTACCGCACATGTAGGTGCAAACCTAATTCAGTCGTTATTATCAATCACAGAAATCTTCTTAGAGAGCATCCAGCAAAATATTTGATCAGCAGAAGCCACGTTACTCAGAACGTCATTCAGAAAGGTGTCACTGATTTCTATTGGGATTCcatattttcaaaagtacttCCAAATAAGGTTGTGTTTGGACTTTTGCCACAAAAGGCTGTTAATGGTGATTACACGATCAATCCTTTCGATTTTAAACACTTTAATATGGAATCGGTGTCTTTAAAGATTAATGGCGGTGATGTATATGGGTCACCCATGAAACTTGATTTTGGAACGAACAGAAATTATACGGCTGCTTATGTCAGGTTATTTGAAATATGTG
The window above is part of the Mytilus edulis chromosome 6, xbMytEdul2.2, whole genome shotgun sequence genome. Proteins encoded here:
- the LOC139526719 gene encoding uncharacterized protein F54H12.2-like, with translation MKDDDLMNSLSLNSGYVSRYEFTKESRIFELERNLLEDSLMFDKYLINGVDIYLKLFRSSTPFLLMSGESNPNYQVKIVDVFYRTCRCKPNSVVIINHRNLLREHPAKYLISRSHVTQNVIQKGVTDFYWDSIFSKVLPNKVVFGLLPQKAVNGDYTINPFDFKHFNMESVSLKINGGDVYGSPMKLDFGTNRNYTAAYVRLFEICEKWNKDTGLQLKKILQNNICLQRRGVVFKITAINGLSFRTNDHFPQMYIVNTDPYPNA